Proteins encoded together in one Planctopirus ephydatiae window:
- a CDS encoding PVC-type heme-binding CxxCH protein, giving the protein MRSFKQLALALVSFLLTSVNFVGSPLIAQTNSSREESPAAQSTASSQAETSSKFPAPFNSEKSPTDSLMSAGEAAAKTQLPSGLKVNVFAAEPDVQNPIAMCWDAAGRLWILENYTYAERTQRFEPTLRDRVLILEDKDRDGVMDQRKVFTDDIRQCTSIAIGHGGVWLLALPQLIFIPDANHDDIPDGPAQVMLDGFEVARENHHNFANGLKWGPDGWLYGRCGGSCPARIGLPDAPPEERVALEGGLWRYHPVSRKVEVLTTGTTNPWGHDWNEFYEIFFVNTVNGHLWHAIPGAHYTRPFTLDPNTRTYGLIDQHADHYHFDTGKSWTASRDGAASSLGGGHAHSGTMIYLGGQWPEEYRGQLFTLNFHGRRINVEQLDREGSGYVARHRPDMFLSPDPWFRGIDLDYGPDGNVYMLDWSDTGECHEHTGVHRTSGRIYRISSTSNSPRPAKPLTRTVPFHAVNDLLLVPLLQSTNEWDVRQARLELAHRARTKTLAPETFATLQQLFAEMNQSSAGKAPEEFAQAQLRLLVTIGAIAGMQQQSLPPQTLALALQSPHESVRAWAIRLATDRLPIDDAMSRQRSRSAAEQAAILLHARQQLPMLLERAQHDPSPFVRLVLASTLQRLPVELRPQLAGLLMKDARDDNDHNLPLMVWYGLIPVAEAVPQELVKVFQESQWPSVRQKIVRRLAEDLESKPEHIDALVGKVVQQKDPSLLFDLAAGLTDGLKGWRKAKAPNAWSQVMALVEITPSLRDDAKLKTLLTDLNLLFGDGRAMADVRRVATDSQADPANRLSALATLSENHPDDLDQILVPLLKEARFNVAAAKGLANWNHSRANRPQIGQQIVASYRSFRAPVRPEIISLLTTRREYAQALIKGLEEGKIPTADITAFDVRQMRALKDPALDEALTKLWGEARETSAEKRLAIEQLKEKLTGDTLAKASLGDGRVLFTTHCAKCHKLYGEGGAIGPDLTGAQRSNLDYLLENILDPSSVVSKDYRMSVAELEDGRVLSGIIVEQTPRTLTLQTQTDKVTIERGEIVELTPTNLSPMPDGILQPLSESQIRDLIAYLKHPQQVAIPAP; this is encoded by the coding sequence GTGAGATCTTTTAAACAACTTGCACTGGCTCTCGTCAGCTTTCTGTTGACCAGCGTTAATTTCGTTGGTTCGCCGCTTATCGCTCAGACGAACTCGTCTCGCGAAGAATCCCCGGCTGCTCAATCAACAGCCTCCTCCCAAGCCGAGACTTCCAGCAAATTCCCGGCCCCGTTCAATTCCGAAAAATCACCCACCGATTCCTTAATGTCAGCCGGCGAAGCAGCAGCGAAAACACAGCTCCCCTCGGGGCTCAAAGTGAATGTCTTCGCCGCCGAGCCCGACGTTCAAAACCCGATTGCCATGTGCTGGGATGCTGCAGGCCGACTATGGATCCTGGAAAACTACACTTACGCCGAACGCACACAACGATTCGAACCCACACTGCGCGACCGCGTGCTGATTCTTGAAGACAAAGACCGCGATGGAGTGATGGATCAGCGGAAAGTCTTCACTGATGACATCCGGCAATGCACCAGCATTGCGATTGGTCATGGCGGAGTCTGGCTGCTCGCTTTGCCGCAACTGATTTTCATCCCCGATGCCAACCATGACGACATTCCCGATGGCCCGGCTCAGGTCATGCTCGACGGCTTCGAAGTGGCCCGCGAAAACCATCACAATTTTGCCAATGGTCTCAAATGGGGGCCGGATGGCTGGCTGTATGGCCGCTGTGGGGGCTCCTGCCCGGCTCGAATTGGTCTGCCCGATGCTCCTCCCGAAGAGCGTGTGGCTCTCGAAGGGGGCTTATGGCGCTATCATCCTGTCTCGCGCAAAGTTGAAGTTCTGACCACTGGGACGACCAATCCCTGGGGACACGACTGGAACGAGTTCTACGAGATTTTCTTCGTCAACACCGTCAATGGCCACCTCTGGCATGCGATCCCTGGCGCACATTACACGAGGCCCTTCACGCTCGACCCGAATACCCGCACCTATGGGCTGATTGATCAACATGCCGACCATTATCACTTTGATACGGGAAAGAGTTGGACCGCCTCACGCGATGGCGCGGCCAGTTCACTGGGCGGCGGCCATGCTCATTCGGGAACGATGATCTACCTGGGCGGCCAATGGCCAGAAGAATACAGGGGCCAACTCTTCACGCTGAATTTTCATGGTCGGCGCATCAATGTCGAACAACTCGATCGCGAAGGGAGCGGGTATGTCGCTCGCCACCGGCCCGATATGTTCCTCTCACCCGATCCGTGGTTTCGAGGGATCGATCTCGATTATGGGCCGGATGGCAATGTCTATATGCTCGACTGGAGCGATACCGGAGAATGCCACGAACATACCGGCGTGCATCGCACCAGTGGCCGCATCTATCGCATCAGTTCCACCAGCAACTCACCACGACCAGCAAAACCACTGACGCGAACAGTTCCATTCCATGCCGTGAATGATTTACTGCTGGTGCCTTTACTGCAATCCACCAACGAGTGGGATGTTCGTCAGGCTCGCCTGGAATTGGCCCATCGAGCCCGTACAAAAACTTTAGCCCCTGAGACTTTCGCGACGCTGCAACAGCTCTTCGCCGAAATGAACCAGTCCAGCGCTGGCAAAGCTCCCGAAGAGTTTGCACAGGCTCAGCTGCGCCTGCTGGTGACGATAGGAGCCATTGCCGGGATGCAGCAGCAAAGCCTGCCGCCGCAAACTTTGGCGCTGGCACTGCAATCGCCCCATGAATCGGTACGTGCGTGGGCCATTCGTCTCGCCACGGATCGGCTTCCCATCGACGATGCCATGAGCCGGCAGCGCTCGCGATCAGCCGCAGAGCAGGCAGCGATACTGCTCCATGCCCGTCAGCAATTACCCATGTTGCTGGAACGAGCCCAGCACGATCCATCGCCCTTCGTGCGGCTGGTTCTCGCTTCGACCTTGCAGCGATTGCCAGTCGAACTCAGGCCACAACTGGCTGGCCTGCTGATGAAAGATGCTCGCGATGATAACGATCACAATCTGCCACTCATGGTCTGGTATGGGCTGATTCCTGTCGCTGAAGCGGTACCTCAAGAACTGGTTAAAGTCTTTCAGGAGAGCCAATGGCCTTCTGTGCGGCAGAAGATAGTTCGTCGGCTGGCAGAAGATCTGGAATCGAAGCCCGAGCACATCGATGCCCTCGTCGGAAAAGTCGTCCAGCAGAAAGATCCCTCTCTGTTGTTCGATCTCGCGGCTGGACTGACCGATGGTCTCAAAGGCTGGCGAAAAGCCAAAGCCCCCAATGCGTGGTCTCAAGTGATGGCTTTGGTCGAGATCACTCCGTCATTAAGGGATGATGCCAAACTCAAGACGCTGCTCACCGACCTGAATCTGCTCTTTGGCGATGGCCGGGCCATGGCTGATGTCCGCCGGGTCGCGACGGATAGCCAGGCCGATCCTGCCAATCGCCTTTCGGCTCTCGCCACACTTTCAGAAAATCATCCCGACGATCTTGACCAGATCCTTGTGCCGCTGCTGAAGGAAGCCCGCTTCAATGTGGCGGCTGCCAAAGGCCTTGCCAACTGGAATCATTCCCGGGCCAATCGCCCACAGATTGGCCAGCAGATTGTGGCGAGTTATCGCTCTTTCCGAGCCCCCGTCCGCCCCGAAATCATTTCGTTACTGACCACTCGCCGGGAATATGCTCAAGCTCTCATCAAGGGACTCGAAGAGGGAAAAATTCCGACGGCTGATATCACCGCATTCGATGTGCGACAGATGCGGGCGTTGAAGGATCCGGCACTCGACGAAGCTTTGACCAAACTCTGGGGGGAAGCTCGCGAAACTTCAGCCGAAAAGCGGCTGGCCATCGAGCAGCTCAAGGAAAAACTGACTGGCGATACCCTCGCCAAAGCCTCGCTGGGTGATGGCCGCGTGCTCTTTACCACGCATTGTGCCAAATGTCACAAGCTCTATGGCGAAGGGGGCGCGATTGGCCCTGACCTGACAGGTGCGCAGCGATCGAATCTCGATTACCTGCTGGAAAACATTCTCGACCCGAGCAGTGTGGTTTCCAAAGATTACCGCATGTCGGTGGCTGAACTCGAAGATGGCCGCGTCCTTTCGGGGATAATTGTCGAGCAGACACCACGAACCCTCACACTGCAGACTCAGACAGACAAAGTGACTATTGAGCGTGGTGAGATTGTGGAACTGACGCCGACAAATTTATCACCTATGCCGGATGGTATTCTCCAGCCGCTCAGTGAATCCCAGATTCGCGACCTGATCGCTTACCTCAAGCATCCCCAGCAGGTCGCCATTCCGGCCCCATGA
- a CDS encoding sulfatase family protein — protein sequence MSPAHHLTSATSRLTLFLLSFCVLCGSSLAADSTKPNIVVIFADDLGYGDLGCYGSPTIRTPHLDQMAAEGLRFTDFYSAAEVCTPSRAALLTGRLPIRSGMCGARRVLFPNSKGGLPPAEITIAEALKEKGYATAHIGKWHLGIHPGSRPLDQGFEQSFGLPYSNDMDARADLPKGATGSPNPPLDGWNVALLRNGEVIEQPANQTTLTRRYTEEAVKFITEKKNVPFFLYMPHTFPHVPMFASQDFKGKSRAGIYGDAVEELDWSVGQVLEALRREGIAENTLVFISSDNGPWLIMGDQGGSAGLLKDGKGSTWEGGMRVPGIAWMPSRIKPGVTSQLASAMDVFPTALALAGASLPKDVVFDGVDLAPLLFESKPLPERPFFYYRGNQLFACRLGEWKAHFQTQTGYGGSKPEQHEPELLFHLGRDPSEKRNVAATHPEVLTRIQEAVKAHQSKVIPGPPQLQ from the coding sequence AACATCGTGGTGATCTTTGCCGATGATCTCGGCTACGGTGATCTCGGCTGTTATGGGTCGCCGACAATTCGCACGCCGCACCTCGACCAGATGGCTGCGGAGGGATTACGGTTTACAGATTTCTATTCTGCCGCCGAGGTGTGTACTCCCAGCCGGGCGGCTTTGCTCACTGGAAGACTGCCGATTCGCAGTGGCATGTGCGGGGCTCGCCGCGTGCTGTTTCCGAACTCCAAGGGAGGGTTGCCCCCGGCGGAGATCACTATTGCGGAAGCACTCAAGGAAAAGGGCTATGCCACCGCGCACATTGGCAAGTGGCATCTCGGCATTCACCCGGGATCACGTCCGCTGGATCAGGGGTTCGAGCAAAGCTTTGGCCTGCCATACTCCAATGACATGGATGCTCGGGCTGATTTGCCCAAAGGAGCGACTGGTTCGCCCAATCCTCCGCTCGACGGCTGGAATGTGGCGCTGTTGCGTAATGGCGAGGTTATTGAACAGCCTGCAAACCAGACCACATTGACGCGACGTTATACCGAAGAAGCCGTCAAGTTCATCACCGAGAAGAAGAACGTTCCTTTCTTCCTCTATATGCCGCACACCTTTCCGCATGTGCCCATGTTTGCCTCGCAGGATTTCAAGGGTAAGAGCCGTGCGGGTATCTATGGTGACGCTGTCGAAGAGTTGGATTGGAGTGTGGGGCAGGTCCTTGAAGCCTTGCGGCGGGAAGGTATCGCTGAGAATACGCTTGTTTTCATCTCTAGCGATAACGGCCCCTGGCTCATCATGGGCGATCAAGGCGGCAGTGCCGGTCTGCTCAAGGATGGCAAAGGGAGCACCTGGGAAGGCGGCATGCGTGTGCCCGGGATTGCCTGGATGCCAAGCCGGATCAAGCCCGGCGTGACCAGTCAGCTCGCCAGTGCAATGGATGTGTTTCCCACGGCTCTGGCCCTGGCCGGTGCATCACTCCCGAAGGATGTTGTGTTCGATGGAGTCGATCTCGCGCCATTGCTTTTCGAATCCAAACCTCTGCCGGAGCGACCGTTCTTTTATTATCGAGGCAATCAACTTTTTGCCTGCCGCCTGGGTGAATGGAAGGCTCATTTCCAGACTCAAACAGGTTATGGAGGCTCAAAACCCGAACAGCATGAACCAGAACTGCTCTTTCATCTCGGTCGCGATCCCTCTGAGAAACGCAATGTTGCCGCCACACATCCCGAGGTTCTCACTCGTATTCAGGAAGCTGTGAAGGCTCACCAATCAAAAGTGATTCCAGGCCCCCCGCAACTTCAATAG
- a CDS encoding peptidylprolyl isomerase, producing MGEGMHLETNTPAPAAAKKPKSKWIKPVAFIAGTAAILTAGGFVMQSMSPKVGQAATETAGKASPTTDRPVKVMARVNKEIIPFDMVAEECVARYGKEVLDDIINRTMIQQACEAAGVTVTEEEVTAEINRIAKRFNLDVNNWYQMLQAERGINPQQYRRSVIWPMLALKKLASEKIDIKEEELNRAFVRNYGPRVKARMILMDNLRRATTVWEKANADADNFEKYAQEFSIDPQSRALGGSVPPIPKYSGNDSLEKAAFALKEGEISGVIEVGPSRFAIIKCEGRTVPTVNELTQEIRDSLYDELAEQKTQVSVAKTFEEIQKSTRIDNYLTATVTGPDRVPAANAPGANAPGIPQQPAAPTGAVRLGNRPANNGN from the coding sequence ATGGGTGAAGGGATGCACCTCGAGACCAATACACCGGCTCCGGCCGCCGCCAAAAAGCCAAAATCCAAGTGGATTAAGCCAGTGGCCTTTATCGCCGGCACTGCAGCCATTCTCACTGCCGGTGGTTTTGTGATGCAGTCGATGAGCCCGAAAGTGGGTCAGGCTGCGACAGAAACCGCTGGAAAGGCTTCACCAACCACAGATCGCCCGGTGAAGGTGATGGCTCGCGTCAATAAGGAAATCATTCCTTTTGACATGGTCGCTGAAGAATGCGTCGCCCGATACGGCAAAGAAGTTCTCGACGACATTATCAACCGCACCATGATCCAGCAGGCCTGTGAAGCCGCTGGCGTGACCGTGACCGAAGAAGAAGTCACCGCCGAAATCAATCGCATTGCCAAGCGTTTCAACCTGGATGTCAACAACTGGTATCAGATGCTTCAGGCCGAACGCGGCATCAATCCTCAGCAGTATCGACGCAGCGTGATCTGGCCGATGCTGGCACTGAAGAAGCTCGCCAGCGAAAAAATCGACATCAAGGAAGAAGAGCTGAATCGCGCTTTTGTTCGCAACTATGGCCCTCGCGTCAAGGCCCGCATGATTCTGATGGATAACCTCCGCCGCGCGACAACCGTGTGGGAAAAGGCGAATGCTGACGCTGATAACTTTGAAAAGTATGCTCAGGAATTCTCGATTGATCCCCAGAGCCGGGCACTTGGTGGCTCTGTACCACCGATTCCCAAGTACTCTGGCAACGACAGCCTCGAAAAGGCCGCCTTTGCTCTGAAGGAAGGCGAAATCTCCGGCGTGATCGAAGTGGGCCCCAGCCGCTTTGCGATTATCAAGTGTGAAGGCCGCACGGTTCCTACCGTCAACGAACTGACTCAGGAAATCCGTGATTCACTTTACGACGAACTTGCCGAACAGAAGACACAGGTCTCTGTCGCCAAGACCTTCGAGGAAATCCAGAAGTCAACACGCATCGACAATTACCTGACGGCGACAGTGACTGGCCCGGATCGTGTTCCCGCCGCCAATGCTCCCGGTGCGAACGCCCCCGGTATTCCTCAGCAGCCAGCCGCTCCGACAGGTGCCGTTCGCCTCGGGAATCGCCCCGCGAATAATGGCAACTGA
- a CDS encoding PLP-dependent cysteine synthase family protein, with the protein MLSPLNTPLVPISLDGGSPIYAKLEYLQPSGSTKDRLSFFILGKAIRNGTLKRGQSVIEASSGSTSISLAMVCAHLGLKFIAVMPEGVSQERIKSITAYGAQVVLTPASEGILGSLSMCRKLAVEHEGFLPRQFENLDNARAHQTQTAQEIAHELGTQCIDAFVSGVGTGGTLVGNYWGLRDFGCPVSAVLAKPVSRQLISDVECCSFSGKIPGVVDGLSTIYREAKIDHLIEIEVDDALAIDTTKKLMKKGFPVGPSSGLNFAAGEILREKHPHLKTIVTIFPDRMDRYFSTPLFAQ; encoded by the coding sequence ATGCTTTCTCCACTCAATACGCCGTTGGTCCCTATCTCTCTGGATGGTGGTTCGCCAATCTACGCGAAGCTGGAATACCTTCAGCCCTCTGGTTCAACAAAAGATCGCTTGTCGTTCTTCATTCTTGGTAAAGCGATTCGAAACGGCACATTAAAGCGTGGCCAATCGGTGATCGAAGCGTCGAGTGGTTCGACAAGCATTTCTTTAGCGATGGTTTGCGCTCACCTGGGGCTTAAGTTTATCGCCGTCATGCCGGAAGGCGTCAGCCAGGAGCGCATCAAGAGCATTACGGCCTATGGTGCGCAGGTGGTCTTAACCCCCGCAAGTGAAGGCATTCTGGGTTCACTCTCCATGTGCCGGAAGCTGGCTGTCGAGCATGAGGGATTTCTGCCCCGGCAGTTTGAGAACCTCGACAATGCGCGGGCTCATCAGACGCAGACTGCTCAAGAAATTGCCCATGAGCTGGGGACGCAGTGCATTGATGCGTTCGTTTCGGGGGTTGGCACTGGAGGCACGCTGGTCGGCAACTATTGGGGTCTGCGGGATTTTGGCTGTCCTGTATCGGCAGTGCTGGCCAAGCCTGTGAGCCGCCAATTGATCTCCGATGTCGAGTGCTGCAGCTTTTCAGGGAAGATTCCCGGCGTAGTCGATGGGTTATCCACGATCTATCGCGAAGCGAAAATCGACCATCTGATCGAAATCGAAGTCGATGACGCCCTGGCGATCGATACCACCAAGAAGCTCATGAAAAAAGGCTTTCCCGTCGGCCCGAGTTCCGGTCTCAACTTTGCGGCTGGCGAGATCTTGCGCGAGAAACATCCACATTTGAAAACCATCGTCACGATCTTCCCGGATCGCATGGACCGCTACTTCAGCACCCCGCTCTTTGCCCAGTGA